Genomic DNA from Rudanella lutea DSM 19387:
AGGGTGTTTGCCGATGCCGGGATTTCTATTTATGCCTTCAAACCTATTGTATTTGGGGTAAATAATAGTGATGCAGAGGTTGAATATGGAATTCGTGCGGCCAAAGAATTAGGAGCGAAGTCAGTAACGGTTGAACTGCCCACAGATCCGGCCCAAAGCCTTCGTTTAGGCAAACTGGGCGAAAAACATAAGGTCTATATTGGCTACCACAACCACCTGCAGGCCACGGATACCCTCTGGGACAATGCATTAAGCCAGTCTCCCTATAACTCAATCAACTTCGACTGTGGTCATTATCTGGCCGCTGGTGGGGCCAATACAAGGGAAAGTCTGATGTCCTTTCTGGAAGATAAGCACGAGCGAATAACCAGTATGCACCTGAAAGACCGAACGACACCGGCAAATGGTCAAAAAAATCTGGTTTGGGGGAGTGGCGATACACCCATTCGGGAAATCCTGCTGCAAATCAAAAAGCGGAAGTACAATTTCCCCGTCACCGTTGAACTCGAATACGAGATCCCAGAAGGCTCAAATGCGGTAAAGGAAGTGGCCCGCTGTGTCGAATACGCTAAAAAAATATTAATCTGATCGAACCATGAATCGTAGAAAAGCCATTCAACGAACCTCCCTGATCGTAGGTGGGATGCTGGCGGCCCCAATATTACAGGCTGTTCAGGGACAAGCTCTGTCTGCAACGAATAGGCTGGCAGTTAGCGCCGAACATGAGGCTTTGCTGGCCGATTTGGCCGATGTAATTATTCCAACGACAGCAACGCCCGGCGCCAAAGCAGCGAGGGTTGAACAGTTTATCGTACGGGTCGTGCGCGACTGCTACGAAACCCCAGAACAGGAAAAGTTTTACAATGGATTAACCGGTTTTGGGCAACTCTGCCAGAAAACCTTCGGCAAACCATTCGCCGACCTGGGCGAGGCAGACCGGATCTCGGCTGTCAAGTTGTTGACGAAAGCGAATCCGGCATTTTTCAAAAGCATGAGAGAATTAACCGTCACCGGCTATTTCAGCTCAAAGATCGGGGCCACTCAGGCGCTGGCCTATCAGCCCATTCCGGGAAAACTCATTGGCTGTATGCCATTGACCAACGATCAGAAAACCTGGGCATTATAAGAGTTTGCTAAACAGACAATCACATGAATCTGAACATTAACGCGATTAAGTCACAAACTTTCGATGCCATAGTTGTCGGGTCTGGAATATCGGGTGGGCTGCTAAAGAACTAACCGAAAAGGGGTTACGCGTGGTCATGATTGAGCGGGGGCGGATGCTTGAACACATTACCGGGTATGAAAATGCCATGAAAGACCCCTGGGATATGCAGTACCATGGCCGATTGACCGTCCAGCAGCGAAACACCCATCCTAAGCTTTCCCGGGATCATCCCTACAATGAAGGCACCGAAAAATATTGGATGAATGATGCGGATGCCCTCTATAAAGAGGAAAAGCGGTTCGACTGGTTTCGGCCTGACATACTGGGGGGCAAGTCGATTATGTGGGGGCGGCAAACGTACCGCTGGAGCGATCTTGATTTTGAGGCCAACCTCAAAGAAGGTATAGCCATTGACTGGCCAATCCGGTATAAAGATATTGCTCCCTGGTACAGCTATGTCGAACGTTTTGTGGGAATATCAGGCGAAAAGTTGAACCTGCCCCAGCTGCCAGACAGCGAATTTCTTCCGCCAATGGAAATGTTTTGTGTGGAGCGGCACGTCAAAGAAAGCATTGCCAAACACTTTGGGGGGCGGGTCATGACCATCGGCCGAAACGCTAATCTATCAGCCGCCGAAAAGGCTCAACTGGGTCTGGGGCGGTCCGCCTGCCAGTATCGGAATAAATGTTCGTTGGGTTGTCCCTATGGGGCTTACTTCAGTACGCAGTCGGCCACCTTACCCGCTGCCATGAAAACCAAGCGTTTGACGCTTCAAACGGACTCCCTTGTTCAGGAAATTCTGTACGACGAAAAAAAGAAGAGAGCCTCAGGGGTGCGGATTATTGATAAAAATACCCTGGAAACCAAAGAGATATACGCTAAGATTGTTTTTGTTTGCGCAAGCACCCTCGGCTCTACAACCATTCTGCTCAATTCAATTTCCAATCGTTTCCCCAACGGATTTGGCAACGACTCTGGGCAATTGGGGCATAATCTGATGGACCACCACTTTAAAATTGGGGCCTCAGGAACCTGGGAAGGTGGTGCTGACAAATACTACTACGGACGGCGGGCAAACGGGATCTACATACCCCGCTACCGGAATATAGGTAATGATAAACGCGATTACCTGCGCGGCTTTGGGTACCAGGGAGGGGGCAGCCGTAAAGGGTGGAGCCGTTCGACAGGCGAGTTGGCGTTTGGGGCCGCCATGAAAGAACAGCTGACCCGCCCCGGCGAGTGGACCATGAGTCTTAACGGATTTGGGGAGTGCTTACCTTACTATGAGAATCGGGTGTATTTGCACAAAACCGAAAAAGACAAGTGGGGTTTTCCACTGCAGGTGTTTGATGCGGAGTTTAAGGAAAATGAGCGAAAGATGCGGGTCGATATGCTAAACGATGCGCAGGAAATGCTTGAAGCCGCCGGGATGAAAAACATAAAAGCCAACGATGGCGTGTCGTATCCAGGAATGGCGATACACGAGATGGGAACCGCCCGTATGGGTCGAGATCCCAAAACCTCGGTTTTAAATGCCCATAATCAAATGCATGCCGTTCCCAATGTATTTGTTACCGATGGTTCCTGTATGACATCGGCCTCTTGCGTGAATCCTTCGCTTACTTATATGGCCCTGACGGCAAGAGCGGCTGATTTTGCCGTGGATCAGCTTAAAAAGCAAAATCTGTAGGCATCCTTCTGAGGAGGATAATCCTTGATAAAGTCGAGTTAAAGATACGGATGTGCGTCTGCTCATCGACATAAAGCTCATTAACAATAGGTTGGTTAGGGAACAATGGAATGCCTGGGGCAATTTTTAGACCCCAGGCCCATTGTAGTATGCCGACCTGAATTACTCATTATAGTTCACAGGTTAACCAGATCAATCGGAATGAACCGGCACACTTTTTTGCAACGTACGGTCAGTGGTGCCTTTGCTTCGCTAATCCCGGGTGAAAAACGACTCGCCCAGAAGCCCGCCCCTAAACCAGCATCTCTCCTGGCACAAACACCGCCACTGGGTTGGAACAGTTATAATTCATATGGGGTGTACCTTCACGAAAAAGCCGCATTTGAGAATCTTGAAGCCTTTGAGAAACTGCTAAAACCGCATGGTTACGAATACTTTGTGATTGATGGGGGCTGGGCGGGCGAATATGCCCTTATTCCTGGAACATTATATCCGAAAGAAAAGCACGCTTCTGTATTGGCAATGGACAAAAACGGGTTGCTCGAACCCGGCAAAACCTATTGGCCTAACGGACTCAAACCCCTCATTAATCAAGTTCATGCCAAGGGTTTAAAGTTTGGGATTCATCTGATGCGAGGCATTCCGCGGGCTGCCGTTGACCAGAATTTACCAATTGCCGGCTCGCGCTACCGGCTCGCCGATATTGTGGACAAAAGTAGCATTTGCAAATGGTATCCAAATACATACGGAGTAGATGTTCGTAAGCCCGGAGCTCAGGACTATTACAATAGTGTATTTAGGAAACTGGCCCAATGGGGTGTCGATCTGGTGAAGGTGGATGACTTAATACCATTCCCGGATGAAATTTTGATGATTGGGGAAGCCATTCGCAATTGCGGCCGCCCGATGCTTTACAGTCTGTCGCCGGGAAATACGACTAATCTGCGGGACCTGCCTTACTATCGACAGGCCCAAATGGTCCGAATTACTTACGATATATGGGATCGCGTAGAAGATTTTAAAACGGCTTTCAACCGGTGGCGACTCTTTCAGGGATTAGGCACACCTGGTTTTTGGCCTGATCTGGACATGATTCCATTTGGCCAACTTCAACTCATGCAGCCGGCTGAATATGAAGGTAGTGGCCGTGAGGTTAGGATGTCAGGGTTTGGTAACGCGCGAACCTCATTCCTTTCAAAGACTGAGATGCAAACCTTTATCACTATTCGGGCGTTAGCGGCTTCCCCCTTAATGATGGGAGGTGATTTACCAACGCTCGATGACTATTCCCTTGCCTTAATCACCAACGCTGACATGCTGGCCTGTAATCAAAATGGGAACACTGGCGTATTGGTTTATGATAAGAACCAGACAGAAGTATGGTTGACTAATCAAAAAAGCAGGTTCGGTGCAGGGTGGTTCGGCATTTTTAACCGAAGTGATCAGGGCCAGTTAGTGAAGCTGTCCGTGAAAGAGTTAGGGTTGGCCCACTTGCCCAATGTGGGTACTGCCAAAACCACCTATAAACTCCACGACATCTGGAATAACGCAACTCTTCCAATTCAGGAGGGCTCTATCGAAGTAAGTATCCCGGCTAATGGCGTCGTTTTTTGTCGGTACGAAGGTGCCCGAAGTGCTTAGCTGTACGTGTTTTTAGTGACCAGGAACGGACTCCGTTTCTCTACGTAATTGCCGAGGTAATTAGCAACTTCTGGCATAATCTGGTTTACCGGCAGATCACTCATTTCAGGCCTGCGAGACTGAGAAAATGCATTGACAGTCAGTAAATGTCAATGATTCGCTTTGCCTTAAACTAATTGATTGGTGGGCTTATGACATTCCACTTTGTCAAGCAAACAAAGCAAATCCAGTCAGTCGGGAACGATTTAAGTCAACTGACTACTGAAGAACATGGGATTACGGTAGGCTCAGCGCCCAAAGCACAAAGTGCTGGCAAAGGAACAGTCCAGGATAACACTCTTTATCTGATTTATGAAACACCTATTGTATTCAGCCCTATTCCCTTTGATCCTGTTTGTGCTTTCAGGAATGGCTCACCGATCCGTTGCTCAAGGGCAGAAGAAGCGCCCCAATATTTTCATTTGTATGGCCGATGATGCCTCCTTTCCCTTTATGGGAGCTTACGGTACTGATTGGGTAAAAACACCCGCTTTTGACCGGATCGCCAGGGAAGGACTTTTGTTTATGAACGCTTACACTCCCAATGCAAAATGTGCACCTTCCCGCTCGTGTCTGCTCACCGGTCGCCACTCCTGGCAGCTTGAAGAAGCAGCAAACCACTCTCCTGATTTTCCAGCTAAGTTCAAAACGTTTATGGAGGCACTTGACGAGCACCAATATTGGGTAGGCCATACGGTTAAAGGCTGGGGACCTGGAAATCCTGGCAAGGTAGGGGGCAAAAGGCGGGAACTGACGGGTAAAGCCTACAATGGGCGGACCTTAACTCCACCCTCGACTGGCATTTCAAAGGCAGATTACACCGGGAACTTTCGCGATTTTCTCGATCAAAAGAAGGATGTAAATCAACCGTTCTGCTTCTGGTACGGTTCTATTGAGCCCCATCGAGACTATGAATATGCCTCCTCGCTACGGGCAGGAAAACAACCGAACGAAATAAAGCAAATACCGGCCTACTGGCCCGATACGGATACCGTCCGTACGGATATGCTCGATTATGCCTTTGAGCTTGAGTACTTCGACCAGCATTTAGGGAAAATGTTAAAACTGCTGGAGGAACGCGGTGAACTTGAAAATACCATTGTTGTTGTGACCGCCGACAACGGAATGCCTTTCCCTCGCGTGAAGGGGCAGGCCTACGAGGCCTCTAACCATGTACCTATGGCTATCATGTGGAAGGGAGGTATTCAAAACCCAGGCCGACGGATAAAGGATTTCGTAAGCTTTATTGATCTGGCCCCCACTTTTCTGGAATTGGCTGGCCTAAACCAACAAATGGCAGGAATGCAGCCGATTGAAGGCAAGACGTTGACAGATCTTTTTAATTCTGCAAAAAATGAAGGGGTGAATCCGCTAAGAGATCACGTGTTGATTGGCAAAGAACGCCACGATGTAGGCAGACCCCACGACTGGGGCTATCCTATACGCGGCATTGTCAAGGGTGGATTCCTTTACGTTAGAAATTACGAGACCAGCCGCTGGCCTGCGGGCAATCCGGAAACCGGTTATCTGAACACCGATGGCGGAGCAACCAAGACATTGATTTTGAACGGACGGCGCCGGGGTGAGAAAACCCAGTACTGGCAGATGAACTTTGGCAAGAGACCAACAGATGAGCTGTATAATTTACAGAACGACCCGGACTGTGTGAAAAACCTGGCTTCCCAGACGGACTACCGCCGTCTGATGAAAAAGCTACGAACCCAGATGGAACAGGAACTTCGGTCACAGGGCGACCCCCGGCAAGCTGGTAACGGAGCTGTATTCGATTCCTATCCGTATAGTGGAGAAGTAAACGGATTTTATGAGAGATACCTCAACGGGGAGAAAGTAAAAGCTTCATGGGTCAATGATTCTGATTTTGAGCTCTTTCCGGTTCCAGACAAGCTAAACTAAACAGACACTTACCTTTCTGAAAATGAATCGTCGCCATACGCTCAAAGCCATTGCCATGGGGGCATTGACCCCAAAGTCTCTACTGGACAATAACTTACTCCGTCCGGGAATTTCAACAAACGACCCCTCCATACCTTCCCAGCATAGTCAGTGGCAAGGGTGGCCGGATATGGACTGGGTTGGCCCCGAATTCTGGGGGAATCGCCTGCAAGACTGGCGCTTGCGTGACGGTAAAGTAGAATGCACCGCACAGGACATAAACCGTACGCTCTACTGGCTCACTTGCCAGCTTGGCGAGCAACTCCTGCCTTTTGAAACACAGGTAATTGTTGATCCCTCTCGGATAAAGTCCGGCTCCGGGCAAGGTTATGCTGGTTTACGGCTGGGAGCCAAGGGACCCTTCAAAGACTACCGGTCTGCTGCCGTCTTTGGCAAAGGGCTCGATGTAGGCCTGTCGGATCAGGGTTTTCTTTTCATCGGTGAACTCAGGAGCCAGCTTGCCGTGTCGATGCGAAAGCCTTTGCGGCTGCGGCTATTGGCTGAACCCTCATCCGGGCAGTATACACTTACGCTTTCGGCCCGAGCATCCGACACGGATCAGTTGCTTGGAGAAGTTCAGACCCTGGCCATCCCAAACGCTCAACTCGTGGGGAATATCGCCCTAGTGTCTCATATGCCCCAGCCCCAACAAACCGCTAATGAGCCGAATACTTATTCGTTTTCTGATTGGTCGCTGTCTGGTGCAAAAATGACCCATTCCCCAGACCAGACCTTTGGCCCTATTTGCTTTGCCCAATACACCTTTCATAATAAAACCCTGAAACTTACCGCTCAATTAGCCCCGGTTGAGACGATTGCCAGCCAACAGTTAAATCTACAGGTCCGTCAGGGAAAGACGTGGAAAACCCTGTTAACCCAACCCATTGACCCACAAAGCCGTACTGCTCACTTTCGGGTGGATCGTTGGGCTATTCGAAAACCTGTACCGTACCGGCTGGTCTTGACGCTGCCCCTGCGTAAGGGCAACAAAGCCTACGAGTATCACGGCACGCTGACTCCAGAACCCAAACAGGCAGAAAAGGTGAGAGTGGCCGTGTTCAGTTGCAACGCAGATCATGGCTTTCCGGATGGCGAAGTCGTAAAACATGTAGCGAAACAGGAGGCAGATCTGGCCGTGTTTTTAGGGGATCAGTTTTACGAATCTACGGGAGGATTTGGCATACAAACCAGCCCATTACCGAAAGCCATACTGGACTACCTGCGCAAGTGGTATATGTTTGGCTGGTCTTACCGCGATATATTTCGGCACATACCCTGTGCTATCATTCCTGACGATCACGATGTTTATCACGGTAATATCTGGGGTGAGGGCGGAAAGCAAGCCCCTACAGACAAAGGTTGGGACTATGCAGCCCAAGACCAGGGTGGCTATAAAATGCCCCCTGAATGGGTAAATATGGTGCAACGCACCCAAACCAGTCATTTACCAGACCCCTATGATCCCACCCCAGTTCGTCAGGGGATAGGTGTGTATTATACCCACTGGATTTACGGGGGCATTAGTTTTGCCATTTTAGAAGACCGAAAGTTCAAGCCAGCTCCTAAGAATGTGCTTCCTCCCGAAGCCAACGTACAAAACGGCTTCATCCAGAATCCAGAATTCGACATCAAAACGTATCGAAATCTGGAGGCAGACCTGCTCGGTCAGCGGCAAATGGATTTTTTGAAAGAGTGGGTTGAAGACTGGCGACAAGGTGTGCGGTTAAAAGTCGTACTGTCTCAAACGAACTTCTGTACAGTAGCCACGTTGCCAAAAGGAAGTCTGATCGACAAGATCGTGCCACGTCTTCCAATACCTGAACCAGGGCAGTACGTCACCGGCGACGCTCCCACCGCAGACATGGACTCCAATGGATGGCCTCAGAGAGGTCGGGATGAAGCCGTTAAATTAATTCGGAAGGGGTTTGCTTTTCATATAGCTGGAGATCAGCATATTGGCAGCTATGTGCAATACGGGGTGGAAGAATTTGCAGATGCTGGATTTGCCTTTGCCGGACCGGCACTGAACAACACCTTCCCCCGTCGTTGGTGGCCACCCACCGAAGGTCATACTCCTTTGCCGGGGCAACCGGCCTATACCGGAAACTTTCGGGATGGATTTGGAAATCGCATGACGGTGATGGCGGTTGCAAACCCACAAAAGACAGGTCGGGAGCCTGCTCAACTTTACGACCGGGCCACAGGCTATGGCCTTGTAATCCTCGACAAATCGGAGCGAACAATCAGAACGGAATGCTGGCCCCGGTATGTGGATCCGATACAGGCTCCTGAAGGCCAATATAATGGATGGCCTCTTGTGATCAACCAGTTAGATAATTATGGCCGAAAAGCCAGTGCCTGGCTACCGGAGATTCAGGTTAATGGGCTTGATAATCCAGTTGTGACAATCTGGGAAGAAAAGACCGGGGAGCATGTCTATTCGATCCGAATCAAAGGAAATACCTTCCGCCCGAAGGTATTTGCGGAAGGGGCCTATACCATTCGTGTTGCCGAGCCTGACCGGGGAATTGAACGAGTCGAAAAAGGGATCCGTGCCAGCCCGACAGCCTCGGGGATCTTACCGATTTCAGTGTAAGCCATAGCCTTGTCAAAGTTGCGGCTGGGGCTGTAATGTATTTCCTCAATAGACCCATACGCGGTTTACCCAATACCTAATTCCAAACAAATGAAAAACCTCCTTGTCACAGCCCTTTGTTTAGGCACACTGGCCGCTATGTTGCAGGCCTTCCGTCCACACCCTCCCCGTTCGGCACCGAAACCCAAAAACATTATTTACATTCTGGCCGACGATCATCGCCACGATTTTATGGGGTTCACCGGTAAGGTAGCAGGTTTACAAACGCCCAACCTCGACCGACTGGCTAATGAGGGAGCTCATGTGCAGAATGCTTTTGTTTGTACAGCCCTCTGTTCGCCCAGCCGTGCCAGCATCCTCACGGGGCAGTATCCCCACAAACATAGAGTGGTCGATAACATAGCTCCCTTACCTAATGGACTGAAATTTTATCCGGAATACCTTCAAAAAGCAGGTTATAAAACAGCTTTTCTTGGCAAGTGGCACATGGGTACTGAAGGAGATTCCCCCCAACCTGGCTTCGATTACTGGCTTAGCTTTAAAGGACAGGGCGTGTACTACAACCCTACCTTTAACATCAATGGTAAACAAGTTGCCCACGGCGACAGTAGCTACACCTCCGATTTACTGACCGACTACGCGCTGAAATGGATGGGCTCGCTGGACAAAAGCAAACCCTTCGCCTTGTACTTATCCCATAAGGCTGTTCATGCCGATTTTCAACCGGCCAGGCGGCACAAAGACGTATATGCAAATATACCCATTAACTACCCCCGTTCATTTTACCTGACTGCTACTGACAGTAGTAAAATTTGGGGGCCACGTCCATCTATTGACCCTGAAATCGGCCAGTTAAAGGTCAATTTGGCCGATACACCTAATTGGGTGAAAGCCCAGCGCGGTAGCTGGCACGGGGTCGATTACATGTATCACGGCAGTATTGGCTTTAACGATTTCTACCGGCGTTACTGCGAAACACTGCTGAGTGTTGATGACAGTGTTGGGCGGGTACTACAATGGCTCGATGAAAACGGCCTGACCGAAACCACTATGGTGGTCTATATGGGTGACAATGGCTTTAGTTTTGGCGAACATGGACTAATTGACAAGCGGCACATGTACGAAGAATCCATGCGAGTGCCCCTGTTGATACGCTGCCCTGCCGTGGTGAAGGCTGGGACAAAACTGACTCAGGTAGTGCAGAACATTGATATAGCGCCCACCCTGCTGGAATGGGCCGGGCTGCCCAAACCCGCTCAGATGCAGGGAGATTCTTTCCTACCCCTGTTGCAGGGGCAATCCGTTGCCTGGAAAAATCAAGCCTTTTATGAGTACTACTGGGAGGCCAATTTTCCATCAACTCCCACTATGTTTGGTTTACGTACAGACCGCTATAAATATATCTTCAACCATGGGGTGTGGGATGCTAATGAGTTGTATGACCTAAAAGCCGACCCATTCGAAGTCAATAATCTCATTCGGAGTCCGGCTCATCAGGAAATTGCCAAAGACATGAAACGTCAGATTTGGGAGTGGCTTGAGCAAACAGATGGCCTTCAGATTCCGCTGCACCCCACCCTGCAAAAACGAGTTGACCACCGCTACCGAGGTACGTACTAATCTACACAAAAGCGTTCTGTGCTGTCCGCAGTGAATGGTTTATTAAGGGGAACAGTTTTCCTATACGATCGCTATAACTCGAGATTACAACAAGCATACATGGTTCTTAGATGAGGATAAGGAAGCGTGTGATGGTCTGGTTTAGCGGCACACTGAACTTGCTTAATTTCGCAGGACCATGCAGACCCAATAACAACCAAAACCCCGTCGGAACTATGATGCCGAATTCAAGGCCCAGGTACTAAAAATGCTGGCTAGCGGCCAAACCGCCAGCTACATTGCCAACGCCTTGCGTATCTCCGAGAGCATCATCTACCGATGGAAAAGTCGGAGTCAGGATCACCAAAAAGATAACACCCAAGACAGTGAGTTTTCCGTAGAAAACCAGCAGTTGAAGGAGCGCGTTCACCACCTCAAAACCGAGCGTGAGAAAAAAAAAGGCCGCTGGACGGCTCCATTGAGCATTTTCAGCCGAGCGACTTACGACGCACTTACGACTTAGTGCAGAGTTTGTCAGAGTTATCAGTAGTACTGCTTTGCCAACCTTTTGCCGTAAGTCGCTCGGCTTTTTACCGCTACCGACGCGGAGCCAGTTATTCCGATATAGAAGAAGAAAAGCCATTGGTTGAGCGGGGCTTCAACGTGCTTATACATCCCTATGGAGCACGCCGGATTCAGGCGGAATTACTAGAACAGGGCGACAATACCTACGAATTTTGATGTAAGCGTCTAATTTACCCGCTATACAGCCGAATCATTCATTCTCCGTACAACTGATAGTCGCTATTACATAGCCTATTGCGGGGCCGCCCTTTAGGTTTGTAGCATAGTAATATTCCAAGATTTGGGATAGCTTGCTAACAAGTAAACAGGGTGGGCTAGCCTATGGGGCCGCAGAGTATCAGCTCTATGCTCGGATTCAGGACCCACCCAGACAAAGCCTTACCGCAAAAATCCTATGCCCCGCACGTCTACTTTCTGCTTTAGCACCCGTATTGGTTTGAGTCTGGCAATGCTGCTGTTATGTAGCGCAACCACGTTTGCTCAGAAAGTTCGCTACGTTACCACGACGGGCACCACCCCCGCTACGTCGGCTACGACCAGTTGGGCCACCAGCACCACGGATTTACAGGGGGCCATCAACGCCAGCGGGCCCGGTGATCAGGTATGGGTAGCCGTCGGGGTGTACAAGCCTTCCAGCAGTACCGCCCGAACCGCCAGTTTCTCCATGAAAGATGGGGTAGCCATTTATGGTGGGTTTAGCGGTTCGGAAACAAGCCTGAACCAGCGCCCTGCCAACAACCCGGTTACGGGGCCCGGCGGGGCATCGCAGCCCAGCATCGGAACCCCAACCGGCAGTACGTTGAGTGGCGATATTGGGGTGGTAGGTAACAACAGCGATAACAGTTACCATGTCATTACGAATGTACCGTTACTGACCACCTCGGCGGTGCTGGATGGCTTTGTCATCACCGGGGGCAATGCCAATGGATTAAACAACAACGGTTACGGAGGAGGTGTGTTCAATTATGTGCCAGGACCGGGTGTCCCCTTTAGCCCGCTTTTCCGTAATTGTTTGTTTCAGGACAATCAGGCGGCTTTGGGCGGGGGCATGATGAACTTGGCCTTGAACAACGGTGACGCTGGCCCGCAACTGATTAACTGTGCATTCAGAGACAATACGGCTACCGATACTGGTGGCGCGATGGCTAACCTTGGGCAGGCTGGCGATACAAACGCACAACTAACCAACTGCACCTTTCAGGACAATACAGCTAACTATGCCGGGGCGGTGTACAATGCCGGGTTCTTTTCGGGTAGCTACACAGGAACTCAACTGACTAATTGTTCCTTTGAGCGAAATCAGGCAACCGTTTCCGGTGGGGCCATGTATAACTATGGAAATAATTACGGCATATCGAATCCACAGCTGACCAACTGCTCTTTTATGAATAATAAGGCTGCTTCAGATGGCGGAGCCATGTATAATGATGGCCGAAATTCGGGTCAGTCGCTGCTACGGTTGATAAACTGTTCGTTGCAGGGTAACACAGCTACGAGCCCCAGTGGGGCCCTATATAATTATAGCAACGTAGGTCTCAGTAGAGCTGATCTGACGAACTGTATTGTCTGGAATAATCCCGTACTTAATCAAGGGGGCATAGTTATCGCCAATTATAGTCTTTTCGATGCGTCTTCGTTTATCAGTGGCTCCACAAACATAAGCACGGCCACATCGCCGTTCACCAGCACGGCTACGGCGACATTAACCTCCTGCTCACAGGCACTCAATGCGGGTAGTCCACTGAGTCAAACAGTACTAACGGCCCCCTACTCAGAAACGGCTGTACCTACAACTGATCTGGCAGGGAACCCCCGTATCGTCGATAGTCGGGTCGACATTGGCGCGGTAGAGTTTCAGGTCGTTTACCCTGCCCGCCTGTATGTATCCATCAGTCAGACGGCGGTACCGGGCGACGGGCAAAGCTGGGCGACGGCCTATCCCGATTTGCAGCAGGCGCTGAATTATGCCTGCCCGATAAATCTGACCGAAATATGGGTTGCCAGTGGGGCCTATAAACCCACAACCACAACTGGCCCCGCCAGTCGTAGCATCAGTTTTGCCATGAAGAACGGCGTTTCTATTTACGGGGGCTTTTTCGGCACCGAGACCATGCTGAGCCAGCGCCCACCAGTTAACCCCATCACGGCAGAAGGCCGTCCCGGTAGCCCATCCAGCAGTACGCTGAGCGGGGATATTGGCACAGTGGGTAACACTAACGACAACAGCTACCATG
This window encodes:
- a CDS encoding glycoside hydrolase family 27 protein; translation: MNRHTFLQRTVSGAFASLIPGEKRLAQKPAPKPASLLAQTPPLGWNSYNSYGVYLHEKAAFENLEAFEKLLKPHGYEYFVIDGGWAGEYALIPGTLYPKEKHASVLAMDKNGLLEPGKTYWPNGLKPLINQVHAKGLKFGIHLMRGIPRAAVDQNLPIAGSRYRLADIVDKSSICKWYPNTYGVDVRKPGAQDYYNSVFRKLAQWGVDLVKVDDLIPFPDEILMIGEAIRNCGRPMLYSLSPGNTTNLRDLPYYRQAQMVRITYDIWDRVEDFKTAFNRWRLFQGLGTPGFWPDLDMIPFGQLQLMQPAEYEGSGREVRMSGFGNARTSFLSKTEMQTFITIRALAASPLMMGGDLPTLDDYSLALITNADMLACNQNGNTGVLVYDKNQTEVWLTNQKSRFGAGWFGIFNRSDQGQLVKLSVKELGLAHLPNVGTAKTTYKLHDIWNNATLPIQEGSIEVSIPANGVVFCRYEGARSA
- a CDS encoding sugar phosphate isomerase/epimerase family protein; amino-acid sequence: MKKTVQIPLVSRRRFLALAPLSLGLSWVANGFPAGGKDKPNSKFGGVQIGVITYSYRTMPGDLHQLIQYCVDSNVSAIELMGDPAEEFLGKPEPPFPTTPLGPGRRRPPLTEEQKTQLSAYNKQVAEWRLTLDVTKFREVRRVFADAGISIYAFKPIVFGVNNSDAEVEYGIRAAKELGAKSVTVELPTDPAQSLRLGKLGEKHKVYIGYHNHLQATDTLWDNALSQSPYNSINFDCGHYLAAGGANTRESLMSFLEDKHERITSMHLKDRTTPANGQKNLVWGSGDTPIREILLQIKKRKYNFPVTVELEYEIPEGSNAVKEVARCVEYAKKILI
- a CDS encoding sulfatase family protein, encoding MKHLLYSALFPLILFVLSGMAHRSVAQGQKKRPNIFICMADDASFPFMGAYGTDWVKTPAFDRIAREGLLFMNAYTPNAKCAPSRSCLLTGRHSWQLEEAANHSPDFPAKFKTFMEALDEHQYWVGHTVKGWGPGNPGKVGGKRRELTGKAYNGRTLTPPSTGISKADYTGNFRDFLDQKKDVNQPFCFWYGSIEPHRDYEYASSLRAGKQPNEIKQIPAYWPDTDTVRTDMLDYAFELEYFDQHLGKMLKLLEERGELENTIVVVTADNGMPFPRVKGQAYEASNHVPMAIMWKGGIQNPGRRIKDFVSFIDLAPTFLELAGLNQQMAGMQPIEGKTLTDLFNSAKNEGVNPLRDHVLIGKERHDVGRPHDWGYPIRGIVKGGFLYVRNYETSRWPAGNPETGYLNTDGGATKTLILNGRRRGEKTQYWQMNFGKRPTDELYNLQNDPDCVKNLASQTDYRRLMKKLRTQMEQELRSQGDPRQAGNGAVFDSYPYSGEVNGFYERYLNGEKVKASWVNDSDFELFPVPDKLN
- a CDS encoding gluconate 2-dehydrogenase subunit 3 family protein encodes the protein MNRRKAIQRTSLIVGGMLAAPILQAVQGQALSATNRLAVSAEHEALLADLADVIIPTTATPGAKAARVEQFIVRVVRDCYETPEQEKFYNGLTGFGQLCQKTFGKPFADLGEADRISAVKLLTKANPAFFKSMRELTVTGYFSSKIGATQALAYQPIPGKLIGCMPLTNDQKTWAL